From a single Ignavibacteriota bacterium genomic region:
- a CDS encoding DUF3224 domain-containing protein, protein MSQTVKGTFEVALAPQSLVFAQELPGLGRMSIDKQFHGDLEATSKGEMLSAMSSVKGSAGYVAMERVSGALQGKKGSFVLQHSATMNRGAQAMAITVVPDSGTDELTGLTGGLIIDIVEKKHYYTFTFDING, encoded by the coding sequence ATGTCACAAACGGTGAAGGGAACATTCGAGGTCGCGTTGGCACCACAAAGTCTGGTGTTCGCTCAGGAACTGCCCGGACTTGGACGCATGTCCATCGACAAGCAGTTCCATGGCGACCTTGAAGCGACCAGCAAGGGTGAAATGTTGAGCGCGATGTCGTCGGTGAAGGGCTCGGCCGGCTACGTTGCGATGGAACGCGTGTCAGGGGCCTTGCAGGGAAAGAAGGGGTCCTTCGTGCTTCAGCATTCCGCGACGATGAACCGCGGCGCACAGGCGATGGCGATCACCGTCGTTCCTGATTCGGGTACGGACGAGCTGACGGGCCTGACGGGGGGGCTGATCATCGACATCGTCGAGAAGAAGCACTACTACACATTCACGTTTGACATCAACGGCTAG
- a CDS encoding serine hydrolase: MRSGYRFSLVVLALSLPLLASAQEERRIDEARSRATAAPAGPQQELPAGAPGQGWFVITPDNEGRMAFDPALAYSLQRALDSARTLQSSSVKGVSAAVLVPGQGVWQGVSGISSLNPTIAINPSMMFGIASNSKAFISTTVLSLVDEGKIGLDEPLSTYLPTMNNITMSVTIRQLLNMTSGLFDYLNDGSAQGQAVSADPTRYWSPEEIIANFVGPRKALPGGPYSYCNTNYILLGMVIKAVTGNSVASQIRQRILTPLALDDTYLEVDESHTEPIAHPWSSGADFMSVPVTAHFSTLWTAGGIISTSGDMARWVKGLHEGAVISPSSLTQLTGFIPTTTAPATGFGWYGYGLGIRQGAYYTQPVRGHTGSIMGYISITGYLPRTGASIVVLFNASEATTTSAISALIDAYLRGATVGGAQPGVCYMLGGTSDSSRVYLADTAAATLALRGPAHYGSLIGARVHPKTGMIWGVASALGWELVQIDGETGQAFPRKRITFPAGAPSDFKGLEFSPDGALYLAAADGRIYAINTTTGAASLALTTKIAISGLAFEPLTGALWASPRISPTLRDRIYRIDLVTGDTIGVGNTGFNQPIVDLAFDGAGSLFGLVGNPSSALKYRLARLDKETAVGREIGSLGLAGIMSLAFSPATPTAVQGQSSSTTPSELLLEQNYPNPFNPSTKIAFTIPGPHVAHVKLAVFDMLGKEVALLADEQLTPGTYSRLFDATGLASGVYVYRLQVTGSGSAGASLTKTQKALLLR; encoded by the coding sequence GTGAGGTCAGGCTACCGCTTCTCCCTCGTTGTTCTTGCTCTCTCTCTGCCACTGCTCGCATCCGCCCAGGAGGAGCGGCGGATCGACGAAGCCCGGTCGCGCGCCACCGCTGCCCCGGCAGGGCCGCAGCAGGAACTCCCCGCCGGCGCTCCCGGCCAGGGCTGGTTCGTCATTACGCCTGACAACGAGGGCCGGATGGCATTCGACCCGGCACTCGCCTACTCCCTGCAGCGCGCGCTGGACAGCGCCCGCACTCTGCAGAGTTCAAGCGTGAAAGGCGTATCGGCGGCGGTCCTGGTCCCGGGACAAGGTGTCTGGCAGGGCGTATCCGGCATCTCCTCGCTGAACCCGACCATCGCCATCAACCCTTCGATGATGTTCGGCATCGCGAGCAACAGCAAGGCGTTCATCAGCACGACGGTACTCAGCCTTGTGGACGAGGGCAAGATCGGCCTCGACGAACCGCTGAGCACCTACCTCCCGACCATGAACAACATCACGATGTCCGTGACGATCCGGCAGCTGCTGAACATGACCTCGGGACTGTTCGATTATCTGAACGATGGGAGTGCCCAGGGCCAGGCGGTCTCCGCCGACCCCACACGATACTGGTCGCCCGAAGAGATCATCGCGAACTTCGTTGGTCCGCGCAAGGCCCTTCCGGGCGGCCCCTACAGCTACTGCAACACGAACTACATCCTGCTGGGGATGGTCATCAAGGCCGTCACCGGGAACTCCGTCGCCTCGCAGATCCGCCAACGCATCCTCACACCGCTCGCCCTCGACGATACCTATCTCGAGGTCGATGAATCGCACACCGAGCCGATCGCACATCCCTGGAGCAGCGGGGCCGACTTCATGTCGGTGCCCGTCACCGCACACTTCAGCACACTGTGGACCGCCGGCGGGATCATCTCAACCTCCGGAGACATGGCACGCTGGGTGAAGGGGCTCCATGAAGGTGCAGTGATATCGCCTTCATCATTGACACAATTGACAGGGTTCATCCCGACGACCACCGCGCCTGCCACAGGGTTCGGATGGTATGGCTACGGGCTGGGGATACGACAGGGTGCCTACTATACGCAGCCGGTGCGGGGACACACCGGGTCTATCATGGGGTACATTTCGATCACGGGATATCTGCCGCGGACGGGCGCGAGCATCGTTGTGCTCTTCAATGCGTCGGAGGCTACGACCACCTCTGCGATCTCCGCGCTCATCGATGCCTATCTGCGCGGCGCGACCGTCGGGGGTGCACAGCCGGGAGTCTGTTACATGCTTGGCGGAACTTCAGACAGCTCGCGGGTGTATCTCGCAGACACGGCGGCAGCCACTCTCGCCCTCCGTGGCCCGGCACACTACGGATCGCTCATCGGGGCCCGGGTCCATCCGAAGACCGGTATGATCTGGGGCGTTGCCTCCGCCCTTGGCTGGGAGCTTGTGCAGATCGACGGCGAGACGGGACAGGCGTTTCCGCGGAAGCGCATCACGTTCCCGGCAGGCGCGCCGTCGGATTTCAAGGGGCTGGAATTCTCACCGGACGGGGCATTGTATCTTGCAGCTGCCGATGGGCGCATATACGCCATCAACACGACAACCGGCGCTGCGAGCCTCGCCCTGACAACAAAGATCGCCATATCCGGACTCGCCTTCGAGCCGTTGACAGGCGCGCTCTGGGCATCACCCAGGATCAGTCCCACGTTGCGCGACCGCATCTACCGCATCGATCTGGTAACGGGCGACACGATCGGGGTTGGCAACACCGGATTCAATCAACCTATCGTTGACCTGGCATTTGATGGCGCGGGATCCCTCTTCGGCCTCGTCGGCAATCCTTCAAGCGCTCTGAAGTATCGCCTCGCCCGGCTCGATAAAGAGACAGCCGTGGGGCGAGAGATCGGCTCGCTTGGCCTTGCAGGGATCATGTCCCTTGCATTCTCACCCGCAACACCGACCGCAGTGCAGGGGCAGTCATCAAGCACCACGCCCTCAGAGTTGCTGCTCGAGCAGAACTACCCCAACCCGTTCAACCCGTCGACGAAGATCGCATTCACCATCCCCGGTCCGCATGTGGCACACGTGAAGCTTGCGGTGTTCGACATGCTCGGGAAAGAAGTGGCGCTCCTGGCCGACGAACAACTCACGCCGGGAACATACAGCCGACTCTTCGACGCCACGGGGCTTGCTTCGGGTGTGTACGTCTATCGTCTTCAGGTCACCGGGAGCGGCAGCGCGGGTGCCTCCTTGACCAAAACGCAGAAGGCGTTGCTCCTCCGTTGA
- a CDS encoding serine/threonine-protein phosphatase yields MSLFIESESWSVPRHGQEVCGDTIRMLRTPERFLGILSDGLGNGIRASVASTLIVEILTRMLAARLPLEECVEAIAATLPRQSTSNEAYATFLVIDIDRESGDTVITNCGNPPILHFSRSSVQQDAGENLQIGALTITRQAFTMGPDCLLIGMSDGIIGAGPGTHHNAAWDRAALGKRITSSLLLRKSDAKAIARDLATETVRQYREEPGDDCSLLVVRTRRGRHVTLFTGPPVDAATDDQHAAFFMNQPGRKIICGGTTASIVAMYLGAPARPILHSEHDDLPPVSRIEGVDLTTEGILTLLRLTEYLAQATAEGGGLPETVSGAAQIAQELLAADSVLFMVGLAENSAYASLHIPSSSLLRKSAIRQLTDILQRKGKEVRTVTC; encoded by the coding sequence ACGATCCGGATGCTCCGGACGCCCGAGCGTTTCCTTGGCATCCTGTCGGACGGGCTGGGGAACGGTATCCGGGCGAGTGTCGCCTCCACGCTGATCGTCGAGATCCTCACCCGCATGCTTGCGGCGCGCCTTCCTCTGGAGGAGTGCGTGGAAGCCATCGCAGCCACGCTCCCCCGGCAGTCGACCTCGAACGAGGCCTACGCCACATTCCTGGTGATCGATATCGACAGGGAGTCCGGCGACACCGTCATCACCAATTGCGGTAACCCGCCGATCCTCCATTTCTCCAGAAGTTCGGTGCAACAGGACGCAGGAGAGAACCTGCAGATTGGCGCGTTGACCATCACGCGTCAGGCATTCACGATGGGACCCGACTGCCTTCTCATCGGCATGAGCGACGGGATCATCGGCGCGGGTCCCGGAACGCACCACAATGCGGCATGGGATCGTGCGGCGCTTGGAAAGCGCATCACCAGCAGCCTGCTGCTCCGGAAGAGCGATGCCAAGGCGATCGCGCGGGATCTGGCAACCGAGACCGTGCGGCAATACAGGGAAGAGCCGGGCGACGACTGCTCACTCCTCGTGGTGCGCACACGCCGGGGCCGCCACGTCACCCTTTTCACCGGGCCACCGGTGGATGCGGCCACCGACGACCAGCATGCGGCGTTCTTCATGAACCAACCCGGACGGAAGATCATCTGCGGCGGGACCACGGCATCGATCGTGGCGATGTATCTCGGTGCTCCCGCGAGGCCCATACTGCATTCAGAGCACGACGATCTTCCCCCGGTGAGCCGCATCGAGGGCGTGGACCTGACAACGGAAGGGATACTCACGCTGCTCCGCCTCACCGAATATCTTGCACAGGCCACAGCGGAGGGCGGCGGACTGCCGGAGACGGTCAGCGGCGCGGCGCAGATCGCCCAGGAACTCCTCGCAGCCGACAGCGTCCTGTTCATGGTGGGCCTGGCAGAGAACTCCGCCTATGCATCGCTCCACATCCCGTCCTCATCCCTTCTGCGCAAGAGCGCCATCCGCCAGCTCACGGACATCCTGCAGCGCAAAGGGAAGGAAGTGCGGACGGTGACCTGCTAA
- a CDS encoding DUF1569 domain-containing protein: METRFDTLFDPPAVDGIRVRLERLRPDAHAQWGKMNVAQALAHMAATMEMSLGDHTPPRVLIGRLLGRFIKPRALAAPMRQGNPTSPDLRIADERNFESERKRLRGLIDRFAAGGPQAVTKAPHPFFGPMTTDEWALQMWKHLDHHLRQFGG, encoded by the coding sequence GTGGAAACCCGTTTCGATACCCTGTTCGATCCACCGGCTGTGGACGGGATCCGGGTCCGGCTTGAGCGGCTCCGGCCTGATGCGCACGCTCAATGGGGGAAGATGAATGTCGCGCAGGCTCTCGCGCACATGGCCGCCACCATGGAGATGTCGCTGGGCGACCACACGCCCCCGCGCGTGCTGATCGGCCGACTGCTCGGGCGTTTCATCAAACCCAGGGCCCTGGCTGCCCCGATGCGTCAGGGGAATCCCACGTCGCCGGACCTGCGTATCGCGGATGAGAGGAATTTCGAGTCGGAGCGGAAAAGGCTGCGTGGGCTCATCGACCGGTTCGCGGCCGGTGGGCCTCAGGCCGTGACGAAGGCTCCGCATCCATTTTTCGGGCCGATGACCACCGACGAGTGGGCGCTCCAGATGTGGAAACACCTCGACCACCATCTCCGTCAGTTCGGAGGATAG